From a single Silene latifolia isolate original U9 population chromosome 6, ASM4854445v1, whole genome shotgun sequence genomic region:
- the LOC141587427 gene encoding ABC transporter F family member 3, protein MSVEVASRVVHEVLGPGIEEVDQPIVDYIVNVLADEDFDFGVEGDGVFDALGELLLDVGCVSDFSHCRSVCGKLCDKFGKHGLVKPKPSVRSLAAPVRMFDGMDEEEAPKKKVEEIDGPLLTERDKMKIERKKRKDERQREAQYLQHVAEMEAVRAGMPKVCVNHGQDVGGPNIKDFHLDNFNISVGGRDLIVDGAVTLSFGRHYGLIGRNGTGKTTFLRHLALHAIDGIPKNCQILHVEQEVVGDNTTALQCVLNSDIERNQLLEEETRLLEQQRNYELEEANGKSNTELNGNLSKDAITERLQEIYKRLELIDADSAEARAASILAGLSFSPEMQLKPTKTFSGGWRMRIALARALFIEPDLLLLDEPTNHLDLHAVLWLESYLVKWPKTFIVVSHAREFLNLVVTDIIHLQGQKLTSYKGDYDTFERTREEQLKNQQKAFESNERSRAHMQNFIDKFRYNAKRASLVQSRIKALDRMGFVDAVVNDPDYKFEFPTPDDRPGPPIISFSDASFGYPGGPLLFKNLNFGIDLDSRIAMVGPNGIGKSTILNLIAGELQPSSGTVFRSAKVRIAVFSQHHVDGLDLSSNPLLYLMRCFPGVPEQKLRGHLGSFGITGNLALQPMYTLSGGQKSRVAFAKITFKKPHLLLLDEPSNHLDLDAVEALIQGLVMFQGGILMVSHDEHLISNSVDELWVVKQGTATPFQGTFQDYKKILRSS, encoded by the exons ATGAGTGTTGAAGTGGCGAGCAGGGTGGTACACGAGGTGTTAGGTCCTGGAATTGAAGAGGTCGACCAACCTATTGTTGATTACATCGTGAATGTTCTCGCCGACGAGGACTTCGATTTCGGCGTCGAAGGCGATGGCGTTTTTGATGCACTCGGTGAACTCCTCCTCGACGTTGGCTGCGTTTCCGATTTCTCCCATTGTCGCTCT GTGTGTGGCAAACTATGTGATAAGTTTGGGAAACATGGATTAGTTAAGCCTAAACCAAGTGTGAGAAGTCTAGCTGCACCCGTTAGGATGTTTGATGGGATGGATGAAGAGGAGGCTCCCAAGAAGAAGGTTGAGGAGATTGATGGTCCGCTTCTCACTGAGCGTGACAAAATGAAGATTGAAAGGAAGAAAAGGAAAGACGAGCGCCAAAGGGAG GCTCAATACCTACAGCATGTCGCAGAAATGGAAGCTGTCAGAGCAGGAATGCCTAAAGTGTGTGTTAACCATGGACAAGATGTTGGCGGACCAAATATCAAAGATTTCCACTTGGATAACTTCAATATTTCTGTTGGAGGAAGGGATCTTATTGTCGATGGTGCTGTCACTCTTTCTTTTGGAAGGCATTATG GGCTCATTGGAAGAAATGGTACCGGTAAAACAACCTTCCTCAGGCACCTCGCTTTACATGCAATTGATGGTATTCCCAAAAATTGCCAGATACTGCACGTGGAGCAAGAAGTAGTGGGGGACAATACAACTGCCTTGCAGTGTGTGCTCAATTCTGATATAGAACGAAACCAGCTTTTGGAGGAAGAAACACGTCTATTAGAACAGCAG AGAAATTATGAGCTTGAGGAAGCTAATGGCAAAAGTAACACAGAGCTGAATGGGAATCTTTCCAAAGATGCCATCACAGAAAGACTACAAGAGATATACAAAAGACTAGAATTAATCGATGCTGATTCTGCAGAGGCGCGAGCAGCTTCTATCCTTGCG GGTCTTAGTTTCTCACCAGAGATGCAACTCAAGCCGACAAAAACCTTTTCTGGAGGATGGCGAATGCGCATAGCTCTTGCACGTGCTCTTTTTATAGAGCCCGATTTATTACTTCTTGATGAGCCAACA AATCATCTTGATCTGCATGCTGTGCTGTGGTTGGAATCCTACCTTGTGAAGTGGCCAAAAACGTTCATAGTTGTATCTCATGCTCGAGAGTTTTTGAACTTG GTTGTTACTGATATCATACATTTACAAGGGCAGAAGCTGACATCGTATAAAGGGGATTATGACACATTTGAGAGGACACGCGAAGAACAACTAAAGAATCAACAAAAAGCCTTTGAGTCGAATGAAAGATCCAGGGCTCATATGCAG AATTTCATTGACAAATTTCGCTACAATGCCAAGCGTGCCTCACTTGTTCAATCTAGGATCAAG GCATTGGACCGCATGGGCTTCGTAGACGCTGTAGTTAATGATCCCGA TTATAAATTTGAATTTCCAACCCCTGACGACCGACCAGGCCCGCCAATTATAAGCTTCAG TGATGCATCCTTTGGCTATCCTGGTGGTCCGTTATTGTTCAAGAACCTAAACTTTGGAATTGATCTTGATAGCCGTATTGCCA TGGTTGGTCCCAATGGTATTGGAAAATCTACAATACTAAATTTGATTGCCGGGGAGTTGCAACCAAGCTCAGGAACTGTTTTCCGCTCAGCAAAG GTCCGTATTGCTGTATTCAGTCAACATCATGTTGATGGACTTGACTTATCCTCAAATCCTCTTCTCTATCTGATGCGCTGCTTCCCG GGTGTACCTGAACAGAAGTTGCGTGGGCATTTAGGTTCATTTGGTATTACTGGTAATCTGGCACTCCAGCCAATGTACACCTTGTCTG GTGGTCAGAAAAGTAGAGTGGCATTTGCAAAGATTACTTTTAAGAAGCCACACCTGTTGTTGCTTGATGAACCATCAAATCATCTT GATCTGGATGCTGTGGAGGCACTCATTCAGGGTCTTGTTATGTTCCAAGGGGGCATATTAATG GTTAGTCACGATGAGCACCTTATATCAAACAGTGTAGATGAGCTGTGGGTAGTTAAGCAAGGGACAGCGACGCCATTCCAAGGCACATTCCAGGATTACAAGAAGATACTGCGGTCATCTTGA
- the LOC141587428 gene encoding putative N(6)-adenosine-methyltransferase MT-A70-like: protein MEREGESVSGGGGEEEMLGVKELREQIEGRIQRRHCEHQQVMCSFETQLPHLMPSLHLSLKLLSTFHRRPDYFNNRPTPNPCANPILSPPPVDSSNKAPLTLKKKKQQQPHHLHHHSNTNANANTNTNPNTNPNPNPNPNPNPNPNPNPNPNPINHSDDDLMKDVEEILNRKSFKETLKSQAGQEFFNLLHRPTAKERAIANTFKTKGGPQLQHYCLSLTKEDCRLKSNSFLACDKVHFRRIIAPHTDINLGDCSFLDTCRHMKTCKYVHYELDPTPDVSPIMGMPTLAPPKPLKTQRAEYCSEVELGESQWISCDIRNFRMDILGQFGVIMADPPWDIHMELPYGTMADDEMRTLNVPALQTDGLIFLWVTGRAMELGRECLELWGYKRVEEIIWVKTNQLQRIIRTGRTGHWLNHSKEHCLVGIKGNPLVNRNIDTDVIVAEVRETSRKPDEMYPLLERISPRTRKLELFARMHNTQSGWLSLGNQLNGVRLVDEGLRARFKAAYPDVEVQPTSPPRSSAMDIDPGVRTPFSGTETSSELPQADVIPQGKPSSSQDVAMVC, encoded by the exons ATGGAAAGAGAAGGGGAGAGCGTGTCAGGCggaggaggagaggaagagatGTTGGGAGTGAAGGAATTACGGGAACAGATTGAAGGTCGCATCCAACGGCGTCACTGTGAACACCAGCAGGTGATGTGCTCTTTCGAAACCCAACTCCCTCATTTGATGCCTTCCCTCCATCTCTCTCTCAAACTCCTCTCCACCTTCCACCGCCGTCCCGATTACTTTAACAACCGCCCTACTCCTAACCCTTGTGCTAATCCCATTCTTAGTCCCCCACCTGTTGATTCCTCCAACAAGGCCCCCCTCACCCTAAAAAAGAAGAAGCAACAACAGCCgcaccacctccaccaccattCCAATACCAATGCCAATGCCAATACCAATACCAATCCCAATACCAATCCCAATCCCAATCCCAATCCCAATCCCAATCCCAATCCCAATCCCAATCCCAATCCCAATCCTATCAATCATTCAGACGACGACCTGATGAAAGACGTTGAGGAGATCTTAAACAGGAAATCCTTCAAGGAAACCCTCAAGTCTCAGGCTGGTCAAGAGTTCTTCAACCTCCTTCATCGTCCTACTGCTAAAGAGCGTGCTATTGCTAATACGTTTAAGACTAAAGGCGGCCCTCAACTTCAGCATTACTGCTTGTCTTTAACTAAGGAGGACTGTCGCCTCAAGTCCAACTCCTTCCTTGCCTGCGACAAGGTTCACTTTCGCCGCATCATTGCCCCCCATACCGACATCAATCTCGGTGACTGCTCCTTTCTCGATACCTGTCGTCACATGAAG ACCTGCAAGTATGTTCACTATGAGCTTGACCCCACTCCTGACGTCTCCCCCATCATGGGTATGCCTACTCTTGCCCCTCCTAAACCCTTAAAAACTCAGCGTGCCGAGTACTGTTCTGAAGTCGAACTCGGTGAGTCCCAGTGGATCAGCTGTGACATTCGCAATTTTAGAATGGATATCTTAGGCCAGTTTGGAGTCATCATGGCTGATCCCCCTTGGGATATTCATATGGAGTTGCCTTATGGCACTATGGCCGATGACGAGATGCGTACTCTTAATGTCCCTGCTTTACAGACTGATGGTTTGATTTTCCTCTGGGTCACTGGCCGTGCCATGGAGCTCGGCCGTGAATG TCTGGAATTGTGGGGTTACAAACGCGTTGAAGAAATTATCTGGGTAAAAACCAATCAACTTCAGCGAATCATCAGAACTGGCCGCACAGGTCATTGGCTGAACCATAGCAAAGAACATTGCCTTGTGGGTATAAAAGGAAATCCTTTAGTGAATAGGAATATTGATACTGATGTAATTGTGGCTGAGGTTCGTGAGACTAGTCGAAAACCAGATGAG ATGTATCCTTTGCTGGAGAGGATAAGTCCAAGGACGAGAAAGCTCGAATTGTTTGCTCGCATGCATAACACACAATCAGG GTGGTTGTCACTGGGGAATCAGTTGAATGGAGTGCGATTAGTAGATGAAGGGCTGAGGGCGAGGTTTAAGGCTGCATATCCAGATGTTGAAGTGCAGCCAACATCTCCTCCAAGGAGCAGTGCAATGGACATAGATCCTGGTGTTAGGACTCCCTTTTCTGGAACTGAAACTAGTTCGGAGCTACCTCAAGCTGATGTTATTCCACAAGGAAAGCCTTCTTCCAGTCAAGATGTTGCCATGGTTTGTTGA
- the LOC141587431 gene encoding early nodulin-like protein 8: MIKNCRQVVFLLAVQLLILQQAQVWCYQYKVGDLDAWGIPTAANPDVYIKWSKSHVFRVGDSLLFLYPPSQDSMIQVRPEAFKSCSLKDPILRMKDGNSVFNITQPGEFYFMSGEEGHCQKGQKLHMSLAGDGAIAYPPEGPGPLSDTSYTPAFGSIPTASSSSPLFLSLSTFLASLVGSLIWVLV; this comes from the exons ATGATTAAGAATTGCAGGCAAGTAGTGTTTTTGTTGGCAGTTCAGCTGTTGATTCTTCAGCAAGCCCAAGTCTGGTGTTACCAGTACAAAGTGGGGGACTTGGATGCCTGGGGCATTCCGACTGCTGCTAACCCCGATGTCTACATCAAATGGTCCAAATCTCACGTTTTCAGAGTTGGTGATTCTCTTT TGTTTTTGTACCCCCCAAGCCAGGACTCAATGATACAAGTGAGACCAGAAGCGTTCAAGTCATGCAGCCTGAAAGATCCAATCTTGAGAATGAAGGACGGAAACTCAGTGTTCAACATAACACAGCCAGGCGAATTCTACTTCATGAGTGGAGAAGAGGGACACTGCCAGAAGGGACAGAAACTACACATGTCTCTGGCGGGTGATGGGGCGATCGCATACCCTCCAGAGGGACCAGGTCCACTCTCGGACACCTCATACACCCCTGCCTTTGGATCTATCCCGACTGCATCATCTTCCTCCCCTCTTTTCCTCTCTTTATCTACCTTTTTGGCATCTTTGGTAGGATCTCTGATATGGGTACTCGTCTGA